The genomic DNA CGGGATATAAATCGTCTGGTTATCAGACTGGCGGGTGAATGGCAGACCGCAGATGCCACGCGCGTCGTTACCGGACTGTAAATCGACCAGCATGCTGGCGGTCAGTTGATTGTCCGGATCGTAAAAGGCACGCAGACGCGGGTCGAGCAGACCTTCCGGCACCTCATCGTCGTCGGTCAGCGGGAACCATTTTTCGTTGGGATAGTGAACGAAAGGACCATTGGCAAGGGTTTCGCCCAGCCAGAAGTCGGCAAAGAAATAGTTAGTGGAGAGACGCTCAAAATATTCACCGAGGGCGGACGCGAGAGCGGCTTTTTTCGTCGCCCCTTTACCGTTAGTGAAGCACAGGGCGCACTCTTTGTCGCGAATGTGCACGGACCAGACGTGCGGTACCGGATTCAGCCACGAGGCCTCTTCAATGTCAAAGCCCAGATCGAGCAGTTTTTGCTGAAAGCGAGCGATGGAATCTTCCAGCGCGGCATCTTTGCCGGGAATAAATGTTTGAGTCATGGCGATCACTTAGTTCGTACGTAAAGCGCGCAATGATACGGGTTTTGCCTGACAGGCGCTATCTTCGCGGCGCTACCGACGAAAATAAACAACCAGGCTACGCTTAACAGCAATCACAGGCGAGACGGGAGAGAAAATGAAAGCATTTGACTGGCAAAGAATGGCGCTGGACAAAGTGCCGTTCGACTTTCTCTGGGAAGTGGCGTTGCGCAGCGTCTATACCTTCATACTGGTGTTTATCTTCCTCAAAATCACCGGTCGGCGCGGCGTTCGCCAGATGTCGTTGTTTGAAGTGTTGATCATCCTGACACTGGGGTCGGCGGCGGGGGACGTGGCGTTTTATGACGACGTCCCGATGCTGCCGGTGCTGGTGGTGTTTGTTTCTCTGGCGTTGCTGTACCGGCTGGTGATGTGGCTGATGTCGCGCAGCGAAAAACTGGAGGATTTGCTGGAAGGGAAACCGGTGGTCGTCATCGAAAACGGACAACTGGCGTGGGAAAAACTGAACGCCGAAAATTTAACCGAATTTGAGTTCTTCATGGAACTGCGGCTGCGTGGTGTCGAGCAACTAGGGCAGGTTCGCCTGGCGATCATGGAAACCAACGGCCAGGTTAGTGTCTATTACTACCCTGACGATGAGGTAAAAAAAGGTCTGACGATTTTGCCGGAATACTGCAATGAGCGGTTTACCGTCATGCCCGAACAGAATGACTACGCCTGTGTACGTTGCAGCGCCGTCCGGCAAATGTACGCCGGTGATAAGCTGGTATGCCCACGCTGCGGACATCCGGAATGGTCGAAGGCGAGTAAAGCTGTTCGGGTGACCTGATAGCCATTTTGTCGGTTTTTTACCACCGGGCTGGTGGATCCTGTTGTGTGAAGCCGGCCACATTTCCCCGACCATCGCTATTAGCCATTGCGGCGCGTGTCACTGAATGATAAAACCGATATCCACAGGATTTTTTTATGGCAAATTAGCGTGGTGAGGGGAAATGAGTCAGGTCTACAATTTTAGCTCTGGTCCGGCAATGTTACCGGCCGAGGTACTTAAACAGGCGCAACAGGAACTGTGTGACTGGCAAGGCTTAGGTACATCGGTGATGGAAGTCAGCCATCGCGGAAAAGAATTTATTCAGGTCGCGGAAGAGGCAGAAAAGGATTTTCGCGATCTGCTGAACATCCCCTCCAGTTATAAAGTTTTGTTCTGTCACGGCGGCGGCCGCGGGCAGTTTGCCGGTATTCCGCTGAACCTGCTGGGTGATAAAACCACTGCGGACTACGTTGATGCAGGCTACTGGGCGGCAAGCGCTGTCAAAGAAGCGAAGAAATACTGCACGCCGAATGTCATTGATGCCAAAGTGACCGTTGATGGTCTGCGCGCCGTGAAGCCAATGCGTGAATGGCAGCTCAGCGATAACGCCGCCTATCTGCATTATTGTCCGAATGAAACCATTGATGGCATCGCCATTCATGAAACGCCTGACTTCGGTAACGCCATCGTCACGGCGGATTTCTCTTCTTCTATTCTGTCTCATCCGCTTGATGTGAGCCGCTATGGCGCCATCTATGCGGGGGCGCAGAAAAACATTGGCCCGGCGGGGCTGACGCTGGTGATCGTGCGGGAAGATCTGCTGGGCAAAGCGCAGACCGCATGCCCGTCGATCCTCGACTACACCGTGCTCAGCAACAATGACTCTATGTTCAACACGCCGCCGACCTTTGCCTGGTATCTGGCGGGGCTGGTGTTCAAATGGTTGAAAAAGCAGGGCGGTGTTGCGGCGATGAACAGCATCAACCAGCAAAAAGCGGAACTGCTGTACAGCATCATTGACCGCAGCGATTTTTACCGCAACGACGTGTCACCCGCTAACCGTTCGCGCATGAACATTCCGTTCCAGCTCGCCGACAGCGCGCTCGACAAACTGTTCCTTGAGGAGTCGTTTGCTGCAGGCCTTCACGCGCTGAAAGGTCACCGTGTCGTGGGCGGTATGCGTGCCTCTATTTATAACGCGATGCCGCTGGAAGGCGTAAAAGCGCTGACCGACTTCATGCAGGATTTCGAACGTCGTCGCGGTTAACCGGACTGCCTTTTCACCCCCGTAGCCTCGCTGCGGGGTTTTTATTGACCTGTTTTTGAGAGTTGAGTTTCATGGAATCCCTGACGTTACAACCCATCGCGCGGGTGGATGGCACCATCAATCTGCCAGGTTCGAAAAGCGTTTCGAATCGCGCCTTGCTGCTGGCTGCATTAGCCAATGGCACCACCGTGCTGACCAATTTGCTGGACAGCGACGACGTGCGCCACATGCTGAATGCCCTGAGTGCGCTGGGAGTTCATTACACGCTTTCTGCTGACCGTACCCGCTGCGAAGTAACGGGCAACGGTGGACCATTGCGAACCGATCGCGCGCTGGAGCTTTTTCTCGGTAATGCCGGAACGGCGATGCGCCCGCTGGCGGCCGCGCTCTGTCTGGGGTGCCACGACGCGGTAGTGCTGACTGGCGAACCGCGCATGAAAGAGCGCCCGATTGGTCATCTGGTTGATGCACTGCGCCAGGGCGGGGCGGAGATCGACTATCTCGAACAAGAAAATTATCCGCCGCTGCGCCTGCGCGGTGGCTTCACTGGCGGTAACGTTGAGGTTGACGGTAGCGTTTCCAGCCAGTTCCTGACGGCGTTACTGATGACGGCACCGCTGGCGCCACAGGACACGACCATCACTATTAAAGGTGAACTGGTCTCGAAACCGTACATCGATATCACGCTGCACCTGATGAAAACCTTCGGCGTGGAGGTTGAAAACCAGAATTATCAGCGCTTTGTTGTGCGCGGCGGGCAACAATATCAATCTCCGGGCGCATATCTGGTGGAGGGCGATGCGTCCTCTGCGTCCTATTTTCTTGCTGCTGCCGCCATCAAAGGCGGAACGGTGAAAGTCACCGGCATTGGCCGCAACAGTGTGCAGGGTGATATCCGTTTCGCTGACGTGCTGGAAAAAATGGGCGCTACTATCACCTGGGGGGATGATTTCATTCTCTGCACGCGAGGCGAGCTGCACGCCATTGATATGGATATGAACCATATTCCGGATGCGGCGATGACCATCGCCACTACAGCGTTGTTTGCCAATGGCACGACGACGCTGCGCAACATTTATAACTGGCGCGTGAAGGAAACGGATCGCCTGTATGCGATGGCAACGGAGCTGCGCAAGGTGGGTGCCGAAGTGGAAGAGGGCGAGGATTATATTCGCGTGACGCCACCGGTTGAACTGACTTTCGCCGAGATTGGCACCTATAACGATCATCGTATGGCGATGTGTTTCTCGCTGGTGGCGTTGTCCGATACGCCGGTCACCATTCTCGATCCGAAATGTACCGCCAAGACCTTCCCGGACTACTTCGACCAGCTGGCGCGTATCAGTACGCCAGCGTAATCGCTCCCTCCCTCAGCGCCGACCCTAGGGTCGGCGTTTTCATGTCTGCTTCTGAACTTTTTTGCCTCTTCGCCGGGTGCTATCTTCACCGCTGTTTCAACCTGTTGATTTATATATTTTAATTATGGTTATCAGTGGATGATATATATGAAGAATACAAAACTCGCACTGGCGCTCACGTTCGGCGCCGTCTTGCTGGCAGGGTGTAAAAACGGCGTCAACGGTGATCTGATTGCCAGCTCAGGAATGTCTGCCTACAACGCCATGACGCTGTCTGATGCGGACGTCAAATCGCTCAGCAACAGTAGTTGCAAACAGATGGACAGCGAAAACCAACTGGCGGGCGCTTCCAGCAAATATTCAAAACGACTGAAAAAAATCGCCAAAGCGCTGGGCAGTAACATTGATGGCACCGCGGTTAACTACAAGGTCTATCTGACCCGCGACGTCAACGCCTGGGCCATGGCTAATGGCTGCGTGCGTGTCTATTCGGGCCTGATGGATATGATGTCCGACAACGAAATCGAAGGGGTGCTGGGTCACGAACTGGGTCACGTTTCGTTGGGGCATTCCCGTAAAGCGATGCAAACAGCGTATGCCACGCTCGCTGCCCGAGATGCAATCTCTGCCACCAGCGGCGTTGCAGCACAGCTTTCGCAATCTCAGCTGGGTGATTTAGCGGAAGGCGTGATTAATTCCGCCTTTTCCCGCAGCCAGGAATCCGATGCCGACGATTTCTCCTATGACCTGCTGAAAAAGCGCGGTATTAAGCGAGAGGGGTTAGTCAGTGCATTCGATAAATTCGCGACCATGGATGCCGGACGCGCCAAATCCCTGATGGATTCCCACCCCACCTCTGCTGATCGTGCACAGCATATTCGCGATCGCATTGCCGAAGATAAATAAAAGTAAAACTTGTCATCTTTTGGGCTGGCGCGGCGTCAGCCCACTATACTTGCTTAATTCTCATACAATTCGCTACCGGTCGTCTGCATTTTGCACGCAGTAGTAACGGTCTGGTGCTTTGGCGAGTATAATGCGCGGCGTTTATGTAACTATGCCTTGCTGAAGGAGAAAAAGATGACGGCAATCGCCCCGGTAATCACCATTGATGGGCCAAGCGGTGCAGGTAAAGGAACCTTGTGCAAGGCCATGGCGGAAGCATTACAGTGGCATCTGTTAGATTCAGGCGCGATATATCGCGTACTGGCATTGGCGGCATTACATCATCATGTGGATGTGGCATCAGAAGAAGCGTTAGTCCCGCTGGCGGCGCACCTGGATGTCCGGTTTGTCTCCACTGACGGCAATCTGGAAGTGATCCTCGAAGGCGAAGACGTCAGCGGCGAAATTCGCACGCAAGAGGTGGCAAATGCCGCGTCGCAAGTGGCAGCATTTCCGCGTGTACGTGAGGCGTTGCTGCGTCGTCAGCGCGCGTTTCGCGAAGCTCCGGGTCTGATTGCTGACGGCCGGGATATGGGAACCGTCGTTTTTCCTGATGCGCCGGTGAAAATTTTCCTTGACGCCTCATCGGAAGAGCGGGCACACCGCCGTATGCTGCAGTTGCAGGAGAAGGGCTTTAGTGTTAACTTTGAGCGCCTTTTGGCAGAGATAAAGGAACGTGATGATCGTGACCGCAACCGTGCGGTGGCGCCTCTGGTTCCTGCGGCCGATGCTTTAGTGCTGGATTCCACACGATTAAGCATTGAGCAAGTGATTGAAAAAGCGTTACAATACGCGCGCCAAAAACTGGCCTCCGCCGCGTAACCGGCGAGACGCCTCAGAATTCTTGCAGTACCCCCGCAGCAATGGAGTGTTAGCGGGTATGTGAAACAACCCCATCCGGCATGAAGCCAGGTGGACGTTAATATTAACCTGAAGATTAAACATGACTGAATCTTTTGCTCAACTTTTTGAAGAATCCTTAAAAGAAATCGAAACCCGCCCGGGTTCCATCGTTCGTGGCGTTGTTGTTGCTATCGATAAAGATGTCGTACTGGTTGACGCTGGTCTGAAATCTGAATCCGCCATCCCGGCAGAGCAGTTCAGAAACGCCCAGGGCGAGCTGGAAATCCAGGTCGGTGACGAAGTTGACGTTGCTCTGGATGCAGTAGAAGACGGCTTCGGTGAAACACTGCTGTCCCGTGAGAAAGCGAAACGTCACGAAGCCTGGATCACGCTGGAAAAAGCTTACGAAGACGCTGAAACTGTTACCGGTGTTATCAACGGCAAAGTTAAGGGTGGCTTCACTGTTGAGCTGAACGGTATTCGCGCGTTCCTGCCGGGCTCCCTGGTAGATGTACGTCCGGTCCGTGATACTCTGCACCTGGAAGGCAAAGAGCTTGAATTCAAAGTGATCAAGCTGGATCAGAAACGCAACAACGTTGTTGTTTCTCGCCGTGCAGTTATCGAATCTGAAAACAGCGCAGAGCGCGATCAACTGCTGGAAAACCTGCAGGAAGGCATGGAAGTTAAAGGTATCGTTAAGAACCTCACTGACTACGGTGCATTCGTTGATCTGGGTGGCGTTGACGGCCTGCTGCACATCACTGATATGGCCTGGAAACGCGTTAAGCATCCGAGCGAAATCGTGAACGTGGGCGACGAAATCACTGTTAAAGTGCTGAAGTTCGACCGCGAGCGTACCCGTGTTTCCCTCGGCCTGAAACAGCTGGGCGAAGATCCGTGGGTTGCTATCGCTAAGCGTTACCCGGAAGGTACCAAACTGACTGGTCGCGTGACCAACCTGACCGACTACGGCTGCTTCGTTGAAATCGAAGAAGGCGTTGAAGGCCTGGTTCACGTTTCCGAAATGGACTGGACCAACAAAAACATCCACCCGTCCAAAGTTGTTAACGTTGGCGATGTTGTGGAAGTTATGGTTCTGGACATCGACGAAGAACGTCGTCGTATCTCCCTGGGTCTGAAGCAGTGCAAATCTAACCCGTGGCAGCAGTTCGCGGAAACCCACAACAAGGGCGACCGTGTTGAAGGTAAAATCAAGTCTATCACTGACTTCGGTATCTTCATCGGCCTGGACGGCGGCATCGACGGCCTGGTTCACCTGTCTGACATCTCCTGGAACGTTGCAGGCGAAGAAGCAGTTCGTGAATACAAAAAAGGCGACGAAATCGCGGCAGTTGTTCTGCAGGTTGACGCAGAGCGCGAGCGTATCTCCCTGGGCGTTAAGCAACTGGCAGAAGATCCGTTCAACAACTGGGTTGCACTGAACAAGAAAGGCGCCATCGTAAACGGTAAAGTGACTGCAGTTGACGCGAAAGGCGCAACCGTAGAACTGGCCGACGGTGTTGAAGGTTACCTGCGTGCTTCTGAAGCTTCCCGTGACCGCGTTGAAGATGCGACTCTGGTTCTGAACGTGGGCGATGACGTTGAAGCTAAGTTCACCGGTGTTGACCGTAAGAACCGCGCAATCAGCCTGTCTGTCCGTGCGAAAGACGAAGCTGACGAGAAAGATGCCATCGCTTCTGTTAACAACAAACAGGAAGAAGGCAACTTCTCTAACGCAATGGCTGAAGCTTTCAAAGCAGCTAAAGGCGAGTAAGTTACTCTGAAACTTCGGGCGTAACCGCCTGAAGTCTAATGAGTAGACTTGACAGATTGCAGGTTTCGTCCTGTAATCAACAACAAAGGGCGGCTACGGCCGCCCTTGTTTAAGCTGATAGCCAACTTTCCTGAAAGGAAACCGGAGGAATCATGACCAAGTCAGAGCTTATTGAAAGACTTGCAAGCCAGCAATCTCACATCCCTGCGAAAGCGGTTGAAGATGCTGTGAAAGAGATGCTGGAACACATGGCTACGACCCTGGCCCAGGGCGAGCGCATTGAAATCCGCGGTTTTGGCAGCTTCTCTTTGCACTATCGTGCACCACGCACCGGGCGTAACCCTAAAACAGGTGATAAAGTGGATCTGGAAGGTAAATACGTTCCGCACTTTAAACCGGGTAAAGAATTACGCGACCGCGCCAATATTTACGGCAGCTGAGTTAAGTATTAACCCGGCTGGAAAAAAGCACCTTAGGGTGCTTTTTTTATTGCCTGCTTTCGGCGCGCTGGAATCCTCCTCGCAAAATCGCTGCGGTGTTAGTGCAACGCCATCCTCTCCTTACAGCGCTCACCGCATTGCCGAAAATCACATCCTGACAGCCATTCCCGTTCTGCGTCACACTCGTGAAAAACAGAGGGGTGTTGATGCGTTTACCACAAGTCGCCTGGTGTGTCGTTCTCGGGATCTTCCCGCTGGTTTGGTTGCCCTGGTTACCAGATTTACTGCTGATAAAGGGCATTATTGTGCTGGCGGTTTTGCTGCTCTTTATTCGCACGCCTGGGGTAAGGGTTATCGCGTTGACGCTATTGTTCTTCTGTTGGGGGTGTCTTGCAGCGCACCAGACGTTGTGGCCGGTTGATCTCCTGACGGGGAAAAATCAACAGGCAGACATCGTCATCACTGCCACCGACGGGCAAACCACGCATCAGGGGAAGATAATTCGCCTGAACGGTAAGCGGCAATTTCCCGCTATCGCGGTTTCGCTCTATGGCAACTATCTGCCGCAACCCGCCTGTGCCGGGCAACGCTGGAACATGACAATCCGCATGCGGCCCATCCACGGACAGCTCAATGAAGGTGGGTTCGACAGCCAACGTACGGCGCTTGCCCGGCATATGGCAATCTCAGGCCGATTCCTGTCGGCGACGGCGCTGAGCACCTCATGCAGCTGGCGCGCACGCTATCTGGCATCGCTGACGGCAAGCCTTGCGGATCTTCCGTGGCAGCCTGTTATTCTGGCGCTCGGCGCTGGTGAGCGGATGGCGCTTCCGGTAGAGGTGAAACGCCTGCTGCAACAAACCGGCACATCACACCTGATGGCCATTTCCGGCTTACATATCGCGTTGGTGGCCTCGCTGGGCTGGCTGCTGGTTCGCGCCCTGCAGTTTTTTCTGCCATGCCGCTACATCAACTGGCGAGCACCGTTACTGGCGGGCTTCGGCTGCGCGCTCTGTTATGCGCTGTTTACCGGGTTACAACCGCCCGCGCTACGCACTATCGCCGCACTGGCTGTCCTCTACAGTTTACGACTCCGCGGACGACACTGGTCACCGTGCTCGGTCTGGATTTGCTGTGTTGGCGCGATACTCTTTACCGATCCGTTGGCGGTCCTCTCCCAGAGTTTGTGGCTGTCTGCTTTCGCGGTCGCCACGCTTATCTTCTGGTATCAGTGGATGCCTTTTCCCGCCCTGACGTTACCGCCATGGAGCCGGTGGCTGGCGGGTCTGTTGCATCTGCAACTGGGGTTAATGCTGCTGTTGATGCCGTTGCAGGTGGTGCTGTTTCATGGCATCAGCTTAAGCTCGATGGTGGCGAATCTGGTGGCGGTGCCTGTCGTTACTTTTGCGGTTGTGCCATTGATTCTTGCCGGTATGTTGCTGCACCTTATCGGGCCCGTCGTTGCCGAAACCGGCATAGGGTTACTGACTGATCGCCTGCTGGCGCTGTTGTTCGGTTTTCTTGCCCGTTTGCCCGATGGCTGGCTGGATCTTGATGCAAGGTGGTTGCCCGCCACAATGTTACCGTGGCTCGCTCTGATCGCCTGGAAACTGCGTGGCTGGAAATCTGCGCCAGCGCTGTGTCTGGTCGCGATTGTCGTGCTGACGTTTCCACTCTGGTCACAGAAAAAAACGGATGAATGGCGCGTGACGATGCTGGACGTCGGACAAGGGCTGGCGGTGGTTATCGATCGTCATGATAAAGCTATTCTGTATGACACCGGGCTGGCGTGGCCGGGCGGTGACAGCGGGCAACAACTCATTATTCCCTGGCTCCGCTGGCATCATCTGCAGCCGGAAGGGATTATCCTCAGTCACGAGCATCTCGATCATCGCGGCGGGCTGGACTCGCTCACCCGGGCCTGGCCGCAGGCGTGGATCCGCAGTCCGCTGGGGTGGGGCGGTCATCAGTCCTGTTTTCGTGGCGATCACTGGCAATGGGAAGGGCTGACGTTCCGTGTGCTATGGCCGCTAGCGGGAACACAAACGCAGGGGAACAATCGCTCCTGTGTCGTTCGGGTGGACGACGGCAAATTCAGTGTTTTATTGACCGGAGATATTGAATTATCAGCCGAATTTTCCATGCTCAGCCATTACTGGCAACATCTTACGTCTACACTTATTCAGGTGCCTCATCATGGCAGCAGCACCTCTTCTGGCGTGGCGCTGTTGCAGCGAGTCGGCGGGCAGGCGGCGCTGGCATCGGCCTCCCGCTATAACGCCTGGCGATTACCGTCGGAAAAAATAGTGAAACGCTACCGCCAGCAGGGTTATCAATGGTTCGATACGCCTCATCAGGGGCAACTTTCCGTGCTGTTTCAGCGCGACAACTGGCAAATCCGTAGCTTACGAGATCAAATTTTACCTCGCTGGTATCATCAGTGGTTTGGCGTGTCTCGTGATAACGGGTAGAATATGCGGCTATTTCAACATAAGCTGGTTTTTTGAATGCAGAACGACAAAGATCTCTCCACGTGGCAGACCTTCCGCCGACTCTGGCCAATGATTGCGCCATTTAAAGCAGGGCTGATCGTGGCGGGTGTTGCGTTAGTCCTCAACGCAGCCAGCGATACCTTCATGCTATCGCTTCTTAAACCGTTACTGGATGATGGTTTTGGTAAAACGGATCGCTCAGTGCTGCTGTGGATGCCACTGGTCGTGATCGGGCTGATGATCCTTCGTGGCATAACCAGCTATATCTCAAGCTACTGCATCTCATGGGTATCGGGAAAAGTGGTGATGACCATGCGTCGGCGACTTTTCAGCCACATGATGGGCATGCCAGTGTCGTTTTTCGACAAGCAATCCACCGGGACACTGCTGTCACGCATCACTTATGACTCTGAGCAGGTGGCGTCGTCGTCTTCCAGCGCGCTGATTACCGTCGTGCGCGAAGGCGCGTCGATCATCGGCCTGTTCGCGATGATGTTCTGGTACAGCTGGCAGTTGTCAGTGATCCTCATCGTGCTGGCGCCGATTGTGTCTATCGCCATTCGCGTCGTATCGAAGCGTTTTCGTAACATCAGCAAAAACATGCAGAATACGATGGGTCAGGTAACGACCAGCGCAGAACAGATGCTGAAAGGGCACAAAGAAGTGTTGATGTTTGGCGGCCAGGCTGTCGAAACCAAACGCTTCGATAAGGTCAGCAATAAAATGCGTCTGCAGGGGATGAAAATGGTCTCTGCATCCTCAATTTCCGACCCGATCATTCAGCTCATCGCCTCGCTGGCGCTGGCGTTCGTGCTGTATGCCGCGAGCTTCCCGAGCGTCATGGAAACCCTGACCGCCGGTACTATTACTGTCGTGTTCTCGTCGATGATTGCTCTGATGCGCCCGCTGAAGTCGCTGACTAACGTCAACGCACAGTTCCAGCGCGGGATGGCCGCCTGCCAGACGCTGTTTGCCATTCTCGACAGTGAGCAGGAAAAAGATGAAGGTACCCGTGTAATTGAGCGTGCTGAGGGGAATGTGGAGTTCCGCAATGTCTCCTTTACCTACCCGGGCCGTGAAACAGCTGCGCTGCGCGACATCAACCTGAACATTCCGCAAGGAAAAACCGTGGCTCTGGTCGGGCGTTCGGGGTCAGGGAAATCAACCATTGCCAGCCTTATCACCCGTTTTTACGATATTGATGAAGGCCAAATCCTGCTCGACGGACATGATCTGCGCGAATACAAACTGACCTCTCTGCGTGATCAGGTCGCGCTGGTTTCTCAGAATGTGCATCTGTTTAACGATACGGTCGCCAACAACATCGCCTACGCCCGTACTGAAGAGTACAGCCGTGAGCAGATCGAACAGGCCGCGCGCATGGCGTACGCCATGGACTTTATCAATAAGATGGAGAACGGTCTCGACACCATCATCGGTGAAAACGGCGTGATGCTCTCCGGTGGTCAGCGCCAACGTATCGCTATCGCCCGAGCATTGCTGCGTGACAGCCCGATCCTGATACTCGATGAAGCCACCTCCGCGCTGGATACCGAATCGGAACGCGCGATTCAGGCGGCGCTGGATGAACTGCAGAAAAACCGCACTTCACTGGTTATCGCGCACCGTCTCTCCACCATTGAACAGGCTGATGAAATCGTGGTGGTGGAAGACGGCCGCATCGTCGAGCGCGGCAGTCATGCCGATCTGCTGGCCCACCGTGGCGTTTACGCCCAACTGCATAAGATGCAATTCGGCGAATGATTTCACGCATCTGGTCCGGCGAATCTCCGCTCTGGCGGCTGCTGTTACCGCTCTCCTGGCTCTACGGCCTGGTGAGCGGGCTCATTCGTCTGAGCTATCGTCTGGGGCTGAAATCGTCCTGGCGTGCGCCGGTACCGGTGGCCATTGTCGGAAACCTGACTGCAGGCGGCAACGGTAAAACGCCGGTAGTCATCTGGCTGGTCGAGCAGCTCAGCCAGCGCGGCATTCGTGTTGGCGTGGTGTCGCGCGGTTATGGCGGCAAAGCGGCCCGCTATCCATTACTCCTTTCTGAAA from Trabulsiella odontotermitis includes the following:
- the msbA gene encoding lipid A ABC transporter ATP-binding protein/permease MsbA translates to MQNDKDLSTWQTFRRLWPMIAPFKAGLIVAGVALVLNAASDTFMLSLLKPLLDDGFGKTDRSVLLWMPLVVIGLMILRGITSYISSYCISWVSGKVVMTMRRRLFSHMMGMPVSFFDKQSTGTLLSRITYDSEQVASSSSSALITVVREGASIIGLFAMMFWYSWQLSVILIVLAPIVSIAIRVVSKRFRNISKNMQNTMGQVTTSAEQMLKGHKEVLMFGGQAVETKRFDKVSNKMRLQGMKMVSASSISDPIIQLIASLALAFVLYAASFPSVMETLTAGTITVVFSSMIALMRPLKSLTNVNAQFQRGMAACQTLFAILDSEQEKDEGTRVIERAEGNVEFRNVSFTYPGRETAALRDINLNIPQGKTVALVGRSGSGKSTIASLITRFYDIDEGQILLDGHDLREYKLTSLRDQVALVSQNVHLFNDTVANNIAYARTEEYSREQIEQAARMAYAMDFINKMENGLDTIIGENGVMLSGGQRQRIAIARALLRDSPILILDEATSALDTESERAIQAALDELQKNRTSLVIAHRLSTIEQADEIVVVEDGRIVERGSHADLLAHRGVYAQLHKMQFGE